Proteins co-encoded in one Flavobacterium sp. M31R6 genomic window:
- a CDS encoding acetate/propionate family kinase encodes MKIIIINSGSSSIKYQMIDMPANEVICSGMIDRIGLESSNFSYVTNTVKVEETLPIANHKIGLQKISQLLMDDKVGVIKSTSEIEAVGHRVVHGGSNFSNTVTITKEVKEKIRQLSDLAPLHNPANLEGINVAEEIFGDATQVAVFDTAFHQTIPVVAHKYALPNYLLTENKIRVYGFHGTSHKYVSEKAIRYLNENNSGKSSKIITIHLGNGCSMTAIKDGKSIDHTLGFAPMNGLIMGTRSGDVDQSIIFHMVNSLGYSLDAVNNLLQKQSGMLGLTGFSDLRDIESNAAKGNLDCQLALDMNAYRIKKFIGSYAAVLNGLDAIIFTAGIGENSSYIRKLVCTDMDYFGLELDSAKNEIRSKEIREINTPDSKTKILVIPTNEEIEIANQVYELLLS; translated from the coding sequence ATGAAAATAATAATTATAAACTCGGGAAGTTCGTCTATTAAATATCAAATGATTGATATGCCTGCCAATGAAGTAATTTGTAGTGGAATGATTGATAGAATTGGTTTAGAATCATCAAACTTTAGTTATGTAACCAATACTGTCAAAGTAGAGGAAACGTTGCCAATCGCCAATCATAAAATAGGATTACAGAAGATTTCCCAATTGTTGATGGATGATAAAGTTGGGGTTATCAAAAGTACTTCGGAGATCGAGGCAGTTGGTCATCGTGTAGTGCACGGAGGAAGTAATTTTTCAAATACAGTAACGATTACAAAAGAAGTTAAGGAGAAGATAAGACAACTTTCAGATTTGGCGCCTTTGCATAACCCTGCCAATTTGGAAGGGATTAATGTTGCCGAGGAAATTTTCGGTGATGCAACACAAGTAGCTGTTTTTGATACCGCTTTTCATCAAACTATTCCTGTTGTAGCTCACAAATACGCATTACCTAATTATCTTTTGACAGAAAATAAGATACGTGTCTATGGTTTTCATGGAACAAGCCATAAATATGTTTCAGAAAAAGCAATTCGTTATTTGAATGAAAATAATTCTGGAAAATCATCTAAAATTATTACCATACATCTAGGAAATGGATGTAGCATGACTGCCATAAAAGACGGAAAAAGTATTGATCATACCCTCGGATTTGCACCTATGAACGGTTTGATTATGGGAACGCGAAGTGGCGATGTAGATCAGTCAATAATTTTTCACATGGTGAATTCATTGGGATATTCATTGGATGCCGTAAACAATTTGCTGCAAAAACAAAGCGGAATGCTTGGTCTTACCGGATTTAGTGATTTGAGAGATATCGAAAGCAATGCCGCAAAAGGAAATTTGGATTGTCAACTAGCTTTGGATATGAATGCCTATAGGATTAAGAAATTTATAGGTTCTTATGCAGCCGTTTTGAATGGGTTGGATGCTATTATTTTTACTGCCGGTATTGGAGAGAATTCATCATACATCAGAAAACTCGTGTGTACTGATATGGATTATTTTGGTTTAGAATTGGATTCTGCCAAAAACGAAATTCGTTCCAAAGAAATCCGAGAAATCAATACTCCAGATTCAAAAACAAAAATTTTAGTTATTCCTACTAATGAAGAAATTGAAATAGCAAATCAGGTTTATGAATTGCTATTGAGTTAA